In Rosa chinensis cultivar Old Blush chromosome 1, RchiOBHm-V2, whole genome shotgun sequence, a genomic segment contains:
- the LOC112194847 gene encoding putative disease resistance protein RGA3 produces the protein MADALIAELLKQLASVVFEYPKQAVTLVLNAEEDVHSFSSNLKAIQAVLEDAEKKQLKEARVRDWLQKLKDVSYEMVDVLDEWNTEILKQQVEQGENAFVAKTKVCFPTPADCFCFGQVNKAIHHHNIARSIKKLNEKLTVIAAEKEKYEFHLSTIRGTDEQLIQLQKTSSLVDISTIFGREEEKEYLLSMLLRESNQDGGRFLVIPIVGMGGLGKTTLAQLAYNDETVTARFDKKVWVCVSDPFDEIKISKAIIENLGGTQSTSNELETLLLCIRSQVENKKFLLVLDDVWTEDKTKWENLKLPVIMQSCAEGSTILVTTRKQGVAKMMKATGSMIKLDRLKDRDCLALFNSIAFLDREEDEANGFGAIGEEIVKKCKGLPLAAKTLGRLVWYKKTRKEWQEVLNSKIWELEEVEEQVFRPLLLSYYDLAPAVKMCLLYCAIFPKDCVLSKDILIELWMSQDYLNSEKNKQKRRIGQHYFESLAMRSFFQDFYKDEMGNIRECKMHDIVHDFVHFLTEKEFIVIEMVEGANQRMELLGDKVRHLTLTSVPEGPLPTSCYGCKNMRSLMLLNSRLTTISPNSILQMKCLRTLNLCSNMLNEVPKEISELIHLRYMNLSDNEALKELPDAVCDLYNLQTLDLKCCEELERLPKAMGKLINLKHLYVAGCSKLRYLPKGIGSLKSLQVLDCFYVCEGDNDEALKLGYLGIMDQLQGRLRIERLGHNAEDDASEIEKAQLGSKEHISDFFVVFQGNENPDAVQRNGDAEIVKALLQPNQNLESLSIYYCHGTTESLYRIKSLRNLRQLSLNGCPFCEAFPPLGKLPSLEILTIDELFNVKKVGVEFLGIEEEEVSGIVFPKLKQLTFKFMDNWEEWAFPSEITIMPRLSFLYMRECPKLKALPGFLYKITTLRTLMIWASPILGRDYEVGVGKEWHNISHIPNIAITPWH, from the coding sequence ATGGCTGATGCACTCATCGCCGAGCTTCTGAAGCAACTGGCTTCAGTAGTTTTTGAATACCCAAAACAAGCGGTGACACTCGTTTTGAATGCTGAGGAAGATGTTCATAGTTTCAGCAGCAATCTCAAAGCCATCCAAGCTGTGCTGGAGGATGCAGAGAAGAAACAATTGAAGGAGGCCAGGGTGAGAGACTGGTTGCAGAAGCTCAAAGATGTATCTTACGAGATGGTCGACGTCCTAGACGAGTGGAACACTGAAATTCTGAAACAACAAGTGGAGCAAGGTGAAAATGCTTTTGTTGCCAAGACGAAGGTATGTTTCCCCACTCCAGCcgattgcttttgttttggccAAGTCAATAAGGCAATTCATCATCATAATATTGCTAGAAGCATAAAGAAACTGAATGAGAAACTAACTGTGATTGCtgctgaaaaagaaaagtatGAATTTCATCTATCCACAATACGTGGCACAGATGAGCAGCTTATTCAACTGCAGAAAACTTCATCTTTGGTCGATATATCTACGATATTTGgccgagaagaagaaaaagagtatTTGTTGAGCATGTTGTTGAGAGAGAGTAACCAGGATGGGGGGAGGTTCCTTGTCATCCCTATTGTAGGGATGGGAGGGCTGGGGAAAACAACTCTTGCCCAATTAGCCTATAATGATGAAACGGTTACAGCCCGATTTGATAAGAAAGTCTGGGTTTGTGTCTCGGATCCTTTTGATGAGATTAAGATTTCTAAAGCAATCATTGAAAATCTGGGTGGAACCCAAAGCACCTCAAATGAGTTGGAAACTCTACTTCTATGTATAAGGTCACAGGTTGAGAATAAGAAGTTCCTCCTTGTCTTAGATGATGTGTGGACTGAAGACAAAACCAAGTGGGAAAATTTGAAACTGCCAGTAATAATGCAAAGTTGTGCTGAAGGCAGTACAATACTTGTGACCACCCGAAAACAAGGGGTTGCTAAAATGATGAAAGCAACCGGTAGCATGATCAAGTTAGACAGGTTGAAGGATAGGGATTGTCTAGCATTGTTCAATAGCATCGCATTTTTGGATAGGGAAGAAGATGAGGCTAATGGGTTTGGAGCTATTGGTGAGGAAATTGTGAAGAAGTGTAAAGGTTTGCCTCTTGCGGCAAAGACTTTAGGCAGGCTAGTGTGGTATAAGAAAACAAGAAAGGAATGGCAGGAGGTTTTGAACAGTAAGATATGGGAATTAGAGGAAGTTGAGGAACAAGTTTTCCGACCACTATTACTAAGTTATTACGATTTGGCCCCGGCAGTCAAAATGTGTCTTTTGTATTGTGCTATATTTCCTAAAGATTGTGTGTTAAGCAAAGATATTTTGATTGAGCTTTGGATGTCACAAGATTATCTTAATTcagagaaaaacaaacaaaagagaagaataGGTCAACATTATTTTGAAAGTCTAGCAATGCGGTCGTTTTTTCAAGATTTTTACAAAGATGAGATGGGAAATATTAGAGAGTGTAAGATGCATGATATCGTGCATGACTTTGTGCACTTTCTTACTGAAAAAGAATTCATTGTTATAGAAATGGTTGAGGGTGCTAATCAAAGAATGGAGCTATTGGGTGATAAGGTTCGTCACTTGACCTTAACAAGTGTACCCGAAGGTCCACTTCCTACTTCATGTTACGGATGTAAAAATATGCGTAGCCTTATGCTCCTTAATTCAAGACTTACAACCATAAGCCCCAATTCAATTTTGCAAATGAAATGCCTTAGGACATTGAATTTGTGTAGTAACATGCTCAATGAAGTTCCAAAAGAGATTAGTGAATTGATTCATTTGAGATATATGAATTTGTCTGATAATGAGGCTTTGAAAGAATTACCAGATGCTGTGTGTGATTTATACAATCTACAAACTCTGGATCTTAAATGTTGCGAGGAACTTGAGAGACTACCCAAGGCAATGGGAAAGTTGATtaacttgaagcatctttatgttGCGGGTTGTTCTAAGCTGAGGTACTTGCCAAAAGGGATTGGAAGTTTGAAAAGTCTGCAAGTACTAGACTGCTTTTATGTATGTGAGGGTGATAATGATGAAGCATTGAAATTAGGATATCTCGGAATCATGGACCAGCTTCAGGGGAGGCTTCGGATAGAAAGATTGGGGCATAATGCGGAAGATGATGCGAGTGAGATTGAGAAAGCACAGCTGGGGAGTAAGGAGCACATCTCTGATTTTTTTGTAGTTTTCCAAGGAAATGAAAATCCAGATGCAGTGCAGAGAAATGGTGATGCAGAAATAGTGAAAGCATTGCTGCAACCAAATCAAAATTTGGAATCTTTATCCATTTATTATTGCCATGGCACCACAGAGTCTCTCTATCGGATCAAGTCTCTACGCAATTTGAGACAACTTTCTCTCAATGGTTGTCCATTTTGTGAAGCTTTTCCTCCTCTTGGAAAATTGCCATCGCTTGAAATTCTGACAATTGACGAGTTGTTTAATGTGAAAAAGGTGGGAGTTGAATTTCTGggaatagaagaagaagaagtctcAGGAATTGTattccccaaattgaaacaaCTTACTTTTAAATTCATGGACAACTGGGAAGAGTGGGCATTTCCTTCTGAAATCACAATAATGCCACGTCTTTCTTTCTTGTACATGCGGGAGTGCCCAAAGCTAAAAGCACTGCCAGGCTTCCTCTACAAGATAACGACACTGCGTACTTTAATGATCTGGGCTTCTCCAATTCTGGGACGAGATTACGAAGTAGGCGTGGGGAAGGAGTGGCACAACATTTCTCACATCCCAAACATTGCTATAACTCCTTGGCACTGA